AGGCGCGCATCTTCAAACGACTTGGCTACAGCGAGGAGGAGGCATACCGCCGCTTCGGACACATGCTCGAGGCCTTCGAGTATGGTGCGCCGCCGCACGGCGGGATGGCGCCGGGGATCGACCGCCTGGTAATGCTCCTGGCCGATGAACCCAACATCCGCGAAGTCATCGCTTTTCCGAAAACCGCCAGCGCCAGCGACTTGATGTTCGATGCCCCGTCCGAACTCGACCCCAGGCACCTGAAAGAGCTTCACCTTGAAATCACCGAGTGATGCTCTATTTTCAGTTTTTGCGGCCGGTTCCCGTGAGGATGATGTCGCCGGAGAGGGTCTTCAGCTTGATTGAAGGGCCACCCGCGCCAACCGGAGCACTTACGGAGCGTGCTTTCTTTTTCGCTACTACCGGCAGCGGCACCAACTCCCCTTCGACCATCTGCTCGGGGAAATCGACCGAGATTTTGCCGTCACCGGTCTCAAGCCGGAGGGCGGCGGAATAGTCGACAGGCAGCTTGAATTCAATAGAGCCGCGCCGCGTCGCGGCGATGAACCCGTAGCCCCTCCAGGACGAGCCGCTCAGTTCGACGATCAGGTCGCCTCGTTTGGTGATCCCCGAAAAATACCCGGCCAGATCTTTCGCATCGATGTTCCCATCCTCGAGCGTCGCCTCGATCGATCCGCTCAATGAGGCCACGGAAAGGTCGCCCTTGATCATTTTGATGCTCAGGTCGGTCCTCTCCCTGGGCACATAGACCTGAACATTCACCTCCATCATGGCGCCGGGCTTGGGCGTACCGGAGGTGCTGATTCGGGCCGAAGTCGGTGTGTTGGTGACGCGCGCCGGGTAGTGCCTGGAGACGGCCTGCGCCTCCTCGGGGGCGAGGTAGAAGAACACCTTTTCGATCTCCACCCTGACGGAAGCATTCTGCCAGCCTACGACTTTGAAGCTGCCGGGAGCGGCGGCGCTGATCTCGATCTTGCCACCGGGATAGAAAGCAAACTGCTTCTCGCTTTTCTCCACGTAAGGCGTTTTCGCGTCGGAACCCTTCTGCGGCGCGGGTTCGCCCTGCTGCCACCCGGCAGCGAGGAGGAGAAAGGCCAGTATCCAATGAACTGACATGCGGGTACGCTCCTGTGCGCTCAAGGCGCCTTGGCGTGCGGCGGCATGACGCCACATTTGACTTCTACCTCACGACGGTGTCATGCCACCGCACTTGGATGTATGCCGATGCATCTCCCTGCCCGCTGCCGCAAGCATCCTCTCGACCGCCTGAGGCCCAGCCACGCCCGGGCTTCCTGAGACGAATCGAAGCACCGTGTGGTTGTCGATCGCACGGAAAACGAGGATGCAGAAAAGACCGATGCCGAGCCAGAAGGCCGCGCGCGCAGATCCTGACCTCCATCGGTGCTGCAGTTGATTGAGCAGGTGATAGAGGATCCAGCATTCGAGCGCAAAGGGCGGGAAACCCAGGAAACCCGGAAGGGGCATCTCAAATATTTTCCAACTCCCGAAGAACGGAACCGAATAGATCCAGTGCGATGCCGCCCAGAAATTCCAGAATTCCCACAATATGCCGCATACCAGCCCCCCGACCAGCAGGCTGAAGATCCTGCGCCGCTGCCCGGTGGCGATCTGCAGCGAAAGGCTCCGAAGCCCGAGTCGTTCCAGCAAGGGATCGAGCAGAAAGATCGGCCCTACCCAGATGGCGGCGAAAAAATAGCGGGGCCAGAGCAGCGGTGCGACGCAGAGGCAGAGGCCGAGCACTGCGAACGCGGGAGAAGGAGCCGATTGCGGGCGCGCGGGCAAATCCTCGTGCTCGGATGCGAAAGAGGGGCCCGGACGTCCGAAAAGCAGGTGCTCGAAGAGGTCTGTAGTAATGAACACTCCGGGGAGTACGGTAGCAAAAGCCACAGAGTACCCGATCCAGCGGATCCACATCCCGGCCGGAACACTGCTGTATGCCCAGTTCCGCAGTGCCAGGTTGTAGCCTTCGAAGCTGAGCCAGATAAAGACCGAAAGTGGAAGCATGCGCCACAGTTCGGCGCGCCGCCCGCAAAGCAGCGACCGGCCGCGCAGCCGGAGCAGAAGGTTGTCGGCGAGCAGGATGTAAGACCACCACGCGAAGCAATAGAACCAGGAGTAGAAGGGTTCGATCTTCCGGAACAGGCAGAACTCCGCGATGAGGAGGAGCAGAAGTCCCAGCCAGCCGTAGACCTTCATTTACCTTCCCGAATGGCGTTGTATTTGCGGCAGATTTCCAGGACTCGGTCGACAGGCAGCGCTTCCACGGTGCGCCCGCCGAATCCAGTCGTCGTCCTTGCCATGAAGAGCGAATTGTAGACGGCCTCCTCCGTCGCCTCTTTTACCGCCTGGAAGAGCGGCGACACAGCATCGTTGGTCAGTAGCGGCGGCGAGAGTGTCCGGACCTTGGAATCCGCGGGGACGCGTGCGTCGGGCGCGGTGGAAAACGCGATCACATAATCGCCGCTGCCGTTGCTGCTGTAAGATCCCGTTTTTCCCAGACCCAACATGGCACGAGCTGCCAGGCGTTTCAGATTGCGGGCATCGAGAGGTGCGTCGGTCGCCACAACCACCATGCAGGAGCCGTCCGGCGTGCTATTCGGGTTTCTGCGGCGGGTCTTCGCGAGTTCCTGCCCCACGGGCGCGCCGTTGATTTCGAGCACGCCGCCGAAGTTGGTTTGAACCAGCACGCCCACCGTGTAACCGCCCTGAGGGGCGCCGACCAGACGCGAGGAAGTGCCGATGCCGCCCTTGAAGCCGAAGCAGACAGTTCCGGTGCCGGCGCCCACCGCGCCCTCGGGAACCGGACCGCCCTTTGCGGACCGGATAGCTTCGAGCACCTGCTCCCTGCTGACGTGGCGTCCTCGAATGTCGTTGAGCGTCCCGTCGTTGGTTTCGCCCACAACTGCGTTGACGGAGCGAACCTGTTCGTTGCCCGGCTGCGCCAGCGTGTATTCGACCACCCCGGCGATGCCCTCTGCCACGTTGAGGGTATTGGTCAGGACGACAGGCGTTTCGAGATTTCCGAGTTCCTCGACCTGCGTGCTGCCCGCCAGCTTACCGAAGGCATTGCCCACGAAGACCGCAGCGGGGACCTTCTGCTGAAAGAGATTGCCCGAGTGGGGCAGGATGGCGGTAACGCCGGTGCGTACGTTCTCCCCTTGCCACAAAGTGACATGGCCCACCGCTACCCCGGCGACGTCCGTGATCGCATTCAGTGGTCCGGGCGGCATCACCCCAGGTGTGATGCCGAGCTCACGCGCCCTCTTCTGGCCCGCAGCCTGAGGGCAGAGTACGAACAAAGAGAGCGCGAGTCCCAGTCCGGTGCAGAAAGACAAGGAACAGGATCCCCACATCATTTTCACCCCCGTCGGAAGCCTTGACGCATAAAAGGCGAAAGCGGCCGGCCGCCTTCAGCGTATGCCATTGTACAGCTTTTGCGCGGAATTCGGTGACAGGATACGCATTTCCCAATTTCTCTCGGTCGCTCTTCGGCCATCGGATCGAACCAACATCAGGAAATGGGTATCTTGTTTCAGAATTTCAGCGCTCGTTGAGGGGCGCTCGTACCGTCGCGCTTGAAAACGCATACTCGATCCGCTTTACTTTAAGAACGAGGTTCCGGTTACGTTCCCGGCTCAAAGCTTATTACGAAACTGAGGGCAGATGGGATCGAGTGCTGATAGAATACCACAAGGGAAGCTATGTGCCGGTATTCACCCTTCGGGAGTTCGCGACACTCCCCGAAGAAGGAAGTCGTCGCGAAGCTCCCGCGGCGCACCCATGGAAGCGCATCGCCGTTTTGCCGTTTGCGGATTTGAGTGCGACGAGTGGCCAGGGATATATTGCGGATGAGCTCACCGAGGAGCTTATCTATGTGCTGACTCAGATGCCAAGAGTCTCTTCGTTGAGTTGCAGTTTTGCATCCCGATCGGCTCCTGGTTTGCCGATCCTGGCCGTCTGCCTGTGACAGACGAGTGTGAAGTTTTGTCCGCTGGCAACAGGACTTACTGCTGCCCGGCAGTAAGGAACGAGCTCTCTGGGCCCGGGACGGGACGCGGGCTTTTCTAGCGGAGGGTGAAAAGAAATGGGTATCCTGATGCACAAGACTCTGGGCATTCTTCTTGCCGGGGGGGCGGGCGAGCGTCTGTTCCCTCTCACGCGGCACAGAGCCAAGCCGGCAGTTCCCTTCGGGGGATGCTATCGGATCGTGGATGTCACGCTCAGCAATTGCATCAACTCCGGCCTGCGCAAGGTCTTCATCCTGACTCAATACAAATCTCTGTCGCTGCACAGGCACATCCGGAACGGCTGGTACAACGTGGTTGCCAAGGACCTCGACGAGTTCATAGAAGTCATCCCGCCCCAGATGAGGGTTGGCGACAACTGGTACATGGGTACGGCGGATGCCGTCTGGCAGAACCTCTATTCGATCAAGGGTGTCGACCAGATCAACTTTGTCATGATCCTTTCGGGCGATCACATTTACAAGATGAACTATTACCGCATGCTGAAGCAGCACGTCGACAAGCAGGCGGACGTAACCATCGGCGCCATCCAGGTGCCGCCGGAAAAAGCCCACCTTTTTGGGATCATGCAGGTGGATGAGTCCGGCCGAATCCGCGACTTCAGGGAAAAACCGTGCGTAATGGAACAGGGCAGCACGGTATCAGGCAAGATCTACGCCTCGATGGGGATCTATGTTTTCAACAAATCGCTGCTGGCCGAGATACTTGAGGAAGATGCCCAGAATCTCGACTCCACACACGACTTCGGCCGGGACATCATCCCCGGGCTGATCAAGCGCTGCAGCGTCTACGCCCATCATTTCGTCGACGAAAACAAGAAAGAGTTCCAGTACTGGCTGGATGTGGGAACGCTGGAGGCGTACTACGAGGCCAACATGGACCTGATCGCGGTTAGCCCCCGTTTCAATCTCTATGACAAGGAATGGCCCATTCGTACCTACCAGCCCCAGTACCCGCCGGCCAAGTTTGTCTTTGCCCAAAAGGATCAACGCATGGGCGTTGCCCTCGACTCGATCGTGTCGGGAGGCTGCATCATAAGTGGCGGCAGGGTGGTGAACTCAGTGCTCTCGCCGGGGGTGCGCATCAACAGCTACTGCGAGGTTGACCACAGTATTCTCTTTCCGCACGTCGAGGTGGGGCGTCATTCGCGGATCTCCAAGGCCATTATCGACCGGGGTGTCCGCTTGCCAGAAAAAACGATCATCGGGTTCGATCCGGAAGAGGATCGAAGGCGGTTCCACGTAACCGAAAGCGGTATCGTGGTGGTCGCGCTCGAGGACCTGCGCCGCGGGCAAAGCCAGGAAGCCGGCCTCGCCTCAGCCGCCAGCGGTTCACTCCTGGGTTAATCGCGGAAAAGACGTGAACCCGCCAATCGGGTGGCTGCGTCAGATCCAGGTGATCCGGAAGCCGCCGATGCCGGTCGTGACGACCACCGAAACATGGATCTTCTTTTCGTTGTAATTCTCGCTGTAGTAGTCGGCGCCGGATTCTCTGTGAAAACCGTCGAGCCGCAGGCCGCTTAGGAAATGCTTTTCAGCGGAAACCCTGACGCCCACATCGCGCGGCATCTTCACGTCTACACCTCCCACGCCCACCTGGACTCGCACTTCGGCGTCCTGCTTCCACAAGCCGGAGAAATCAAGGTTGGCCCCGCCTACTCCGCCTTCGAATTCAAACCGGCGGAAATTGAGGTTGCCCAGGCCGACGGCATCCAGGCTGCCCACGCCGTTGCGGAGGCGGATCTGGTCGCAGACTGTCGGATTCGGATCGTAAGCGGAGAGTCTGGCGCCGCCGACGCCGGCTTCGAGATCGAGGCGGCTCAGGCGCAGGCGCGACAGGGCGAGCCGGGCGTCACCCACGCCGGTATTGACCTGAAGGCTGACCGGCAGCGCATCCGTGAGGGAGAGGATTAGCCTGTTGTTCTGCCGCTCGGTCCGGATACCCCCCAGATGATTGCTTTCGAGCTTGAAAGTGAGGCGTCCTTCGGTGCCGGGCTCATAGTTGATCTCGGGTAGGTAGCTGGACTTGTCATACTCCAGGGTTGCCGAGTACAGTCGCGACGCGCTTTGCCCCGAAATCTCGAGCGAGCCGATATCGAGGCGTACATCCGCTTGCAGGGAGGACTCACTGCCGATGGGGCGGCTCTGATTCATCGTGGCCATCTCCACGGGAACCCGCTGCTCCAAGTTGCAGCCGGAGCATAGAACAGCCGCTGCAATGCTTGCCTTCCAGAGGATGTCTCTCATCGGATTTCTCCTGGACGATGATTATTTGTCGCGCCTGCTCGCCCGCTCGACCTCCAGGGCTCGCACAAAAATGTCGTTGTTTTCCGTCTCGAGGAAGATCTTGGGGGCTCCGGGTTTCAGCTTTTTGATCGTGGTGATGTCGCCGGGTCCGGAAGTGGGTTCCAGTCCGGCAAAGTCCGTTGAGATACGACCGTTGCGGGCAGTGGCATCGATCTGGAAAACAGAGTTCGGCGGCAAAGACAGGGTGATTTCGCCGTTGCTGTTTTTGACGTTGATCTCATCTTTTCCCAACGTCGCAGTCGACAGTGTGACATCACCGCGCTCGTTCGTCACCTTGCAGCCCTTGCTGAAGTCGTTCACGATCACTTCCTTCAAGGTCGTGCTGATTTCCACCGGACCGCCCACCCGGGTCACCTGGACGAGCGCCCCCTGTGCCGTAGCTTTGACATAACCGCCGACATCGTTAAGAGTGACTGAGCCCGAATTGGCGTCGACGTCCACGTTTCCTTTGACACCTTTCATTGTGGCTGTGGCGTACTGGCTTGAGAGTGTCACATTGGCGGCCACATCGGTCACCCGGATGCGCCTGCTGTGGCTGCTGGTGATCTTCAGGCTGTCCCCCAGGTTACTCACGCTGATCTGGCTCCCGCGGGCATCGATGATCACGGGCTTTGACACATGATCGATGACAATGCCGCCCTCTTCGTTCGCGACTGTCACTTTTCCCTCAATGTCGTTGATCTGCACCGGAGAGTACTGGTCGCGGATGTCGACATCGCCTTTGACAGTTTCCACGGTGACCCGCCCGTGGGAATCGACCGAGAGGTTGCCGGTCAGGTTTGCCAGCCTCGATTCGCCGTAGCTGTTTGCCACCGAGAAGCTGCCGCTGCACTCGCGCACTTCCAGAGGTTGATGGCTCGATTGGACGTTGAGCTTGCAGTCGAGACCCGAGACGTTCACTCCGCCGAAAGGATTTTGGATATCCAGCTGCACTTTCCTCGGGACCAGGATCTCCATATCGGTATTGAAGCGGTAGTTCTTGGAAGACAGATCGTCTCGGTTCGATTTCACTGTGAAAGACGAAGCCTCCGCCTTGCCCTCTTCCCCTCCCTCGATTTTGATCTCGTCGGCGATCTGCCTGGCGCGCGCCTCATCGTCTTCGTAAACTCTCTTGCGCAGGCGGATGCGAACCTCGCCGTCACTGCCGGGGGAAACGGTGACGAGGCCGTGGGAATTCTCAATGCGCAAGGGTATTCCTGCGGGAAGGGGGTACGTGAATTCCTGAGTGTACTCGTGCGATGTCCCGATGAACACGTCGGTGCCGCCGATGTTTATGGATGTTGACAGGATGTCCTTCATGGCGCTGTCTGGGATCTGGGAGATCGCCAAGCCGATGATGAGCACAAACAGTATGCCGAAAACCTCTCCGATCTTGAGGGAAACTCCTTCTTTTTGCCGGAAGTAGTCAATAACCTTTCCCAAGCCGAGCAGGATGAGAAGAATCGGCCAGTAACGCCGCGCAATCGCCCACAAATCCGGCCCGATGCCGAAGTTCTTGAGCAGGAACACGATCCCCAGGGCAGCCCAGAGCAGGCCCCCCAACAACGAGGGCCGCCGTCTTCGCAAGCGCCTCGCGGCGGGATCTGCGGCTGCCGGCTCCTCCTGCCAGGTGAAATAGAAATAGAGCTTTTTCGCCCCGACCAGAATCAGCAGGACCGGCCAATAGCGTGCGACCAACTGCCACGCTCTGAGGGTCGAATACCAGTTGGAAAGAAAAAAGGCCAGACCGATGCAGATCAGGATCACCCCGAAGATTAATGCGCCCTTGCGGGAACCAGCAGACATGAGATCCTCCTCCTACTAATCCTTATGCTCGCTCACCGCGGCCGTCTTCCTGGCTGACGACTCTTCTTCCCGTTCGCGCAGAGATCGGTAGACGAAATATGCTCCCAGCCCGATAAAGACAAGCGGCCACAGCCGGTTGAGGAAAGGGTAATGGATAAAGTTCTTCAGCAGAAACAACATGCCCATGCCGATGAGGAGGATGCCCCAGGCGGCAACCGTCTTGTCCTTGCCCGGGCTTTCGGGCACGGGCTTCTGCTCCATCCGTGCCCGAAGTCTGGCTTCCGCGATGCGATAGGAATCGAACATGGTGTAAATAAGGAAGACAAAGGCCCCGAATCCGAACACCCCGCTGAAATTGTCACCCATGATGGTGAGCGCCGCGAACACTGCAAACTGGGTGATGGCCTTCTGGTAGTCGCCGTTATAGACGGCTCCCATGCCGGGGATCAAAGAGAGTGCAGCTGCACGTTTGGGCGCATCTGAGGGAATGCGGAGATCCTTGACGGCAGCCGCCCACTCCGCGCCGCGCACGAGACAATCCTGGCAATAAACCTTGCCTTTGATCTGATGCGAACATTCGGCGCACAGGGCCCTGCTGCACGTACTGCAGAATTCCTGGGACTCCACTGCGGGATGATATGCGCATTTCATGAGTCATCTCCTTCCAGGCTGATGGCCTGCCCTGGCTAAGCGGGAAACAGCCAGACGCTGCTCTTCTGGCCGGGGTTTTTTTCCTGCTGCTTCTGCTCTGCCGGTTTCTTCTTGCCTTCGACCGGCACATCCAGCTTCTGGATCATGTCACCCAGCGTGCCGAACACATTGTTCTTGATTGAGGAAAATTGGGTTTGCCACTCGTTTTTCGCGTTGTACAGTCTCAGCCCTTCGCTATAGAGTTGCTGCACACCGCGGTCCATTTTGAGCAACAGCCCTTTGGGCGAGAGAACGGAGGCAAGTACATTCGCGCGCGGGACCATCAGATCCACCGCCAGGGCCACGAAGAGCAAGCCCAGACCGGCGCTCATCGCAAAGCGCGGGGTCAGGGCGGGCCGCAAGAAGTGGGTCCTGAGGCGTTCGCGAAAGGAGCGTGTCCGTGGCCGCCCTGAGGTCCGAAGCAGGATTCGGTCGAGCAGCGCCGCATCCACCTCATAGGATGGAAATGCCCTGCAGGTGACGAGCATGGATCGCATCTCCTCCATCAGGACCAGGCAACTGTGACATTCCTGGAGGTGCTCTGCCACCTGCACCATCTCCTCGTGCGGCAAGGTGCGCTCGACGTACTCGCTCAAGCGTTCTTCTATTAATCCGCACTTCATACCTGCCCCCTAGACCTGCATTCCTGCTTTCGCCCGTCGCTTGGTCAGCAGCTTCCCCAGCTCCAAACGCCCCCGGTTGATCCGGCTCTTGATCGTGCCTTCCGGGACCCCCACCAGTTCGGCGATCTCCTGGTAGGCC
The Terriglobia bacterium genome window above contains:
- a CDS encoding P1 family peptidase, with protein sequence MWGSCSLSFCTGLGLALSLFVLCPQAAGQKRARELGITPGVMPPGPLNAITDVAGVAVGHVTLWQGENVRTGVTAILPHSGNLFQQKVPAAVFVGNAFGKLAGSTQVEELGNLETPVVLTNTLNVAEGIAGVVEYTLAQPGNEQVRSVNAVVGETNDGTLNDIRGRHVSREQVLEAIRSAKGGPVPEGAVGAGTGTVCFGFKGGIGTSSRLVGAPQGGYTVGVLVQTNFGGVLEINGAPVGQELAKTRRRNPNSTPDGSCMVVVATDAPLDARNLKRLAARAMLGLGKTGSYSSNGSGDYVIAFSTAPDARVPADSKVRTLSPPLLTNDAVSPLFQAVKEATEEAVYNSLFMARTTTGFGGRTVEALPVDRVLEICRKYNAIREGK
- the glgC gene encoding glucose-1-phosphate adenylyltransferase, translated to MHKTLGILLAGGAGERLFPLTRHRAKPAVPFGGCYRIVDVTLSNCINSGLRKVFILTQYKSLSLHRHIRNGWYNVVAKDLDEFIEVIPPQMRVGDNWYMGTADAVWQNLYSIKGVDQINFVMILSGDHIYKMNYYRMLKQHVDKQADVTIGAIQVPPEKAHLFGIMQVDESGRIRDFREKPCVMEQGSTVSGKIYASMGIYVFNKSLLAEILEEDAQNLDSTHDFGRDIIPGLIKRCSVYAHHFVDENKKEFQYWLDVGTLEAYYEANMDLIAVSPRFNLYDKEWPIRTYQPQYPPAKFVFAQKDQRMGVALDSIVSGGCIISGGRVVNSVLSPGVRINSYCEVDHSILFPHVEVGRHSRISKAIIDRGVRLPEKTIIGFDPEEDRRRFHVTESGIVVVALEDLRRGQSQEAGLASAASGSLLG
- a CDS encoding toast rack family protein: MRDILWKASIAAAVLCSGCNLEQRVPVEMATMNQSRPIGSESSLQADVRLDIGSLEISGQSASRLYSATLEYDKSSYLPEINYEPGTEGRLTFKLESNHLGGIRTERQNNRLILSLTDALPVSLQVNTGVGDARLALSRLRLSRLDLEAGVGGARLSAYDPNPTVCDQIRLRNGVGSLDAVGLGNLNFRRFEFEGGVGGANLDFSGLWKQDAEVRVQVGVGGVDVKMPRDVGVRVSAEKHFLSGLRLDGFHRESGADYYSENYNEKKIHVSVVVTTGIGGFRITWI
- a CDS encoding DUF5668 domain-containing protein, whose product is MSAGSRKGALIFGVILICIGLAFFLSNWYSTLRAWQLVARYWPVLLILVGAKKLYFYFTWQEEPAAADPAARRLRRRRPSLLGGLLWAALGIVFLLKNFGIGPDLWAIARRYWPILLILLGLGKVIDYFRQKEGVSLKIGEVFGILFVLIIGLAISQIPDSAMKDILSTSINIGGTDVFIGTSHEYTQEFTYPLPAGIPLRIENSHGLVTVSPGSDGEVRIRLRKRVYEDDEARARQIADEIKIEGGEEGKAEASSFTVKSNRDDLSSKNYRFNTDMEILVPRKVQLDIQNPFGGVNVSGLDCKLNVQSSHQPLEVRECSGSFSVANSYGESRLANLTGNLSVDSHGRVTVETVKGDVDIRDQYSPVQINDIEGKVTVANEEGGIVIDHVSKPVIIDARGSQISVSNLGDSLKITSSHSRRIRVTDVAANVTLSSQYATATMKGVKGNVDVDANSGSVTLNDVGGYVKATAQGALVQVTRVGGPVEISTTLKEVIVNDFSKGCKVTNERGDVTLSTATLGKDEINVKNSNGEITLSLPPNSVFQIDATARNGRISTDFAGLEPTSGPGDITTIKKLKPGAPKIFLETENNDIFVRALEVERASRRDK
- a CDS encoding DUF5668 domain-containing protein, whose product is MKCAYHPAVESQEFCSTCSRALCAECSHQIKGKVYCQDCLVRGAEWAAAVKDLRIPSDAPKRAAALSLIPGMGAVYNGDYQKAITQFAVFAALTIMGDNFSGVFGFGAFVFLIYTMFDSYRIAEARLRARMEQKPVPESPGKDKTVAAWGILLIGMGMLFLLKNFIHYPFLNRLWPLVFIGLGAYFVYRSLREREEESSARKTAAVSEHKD
- a CDS encoding zf-HC2 domain-containing protein; translation: MKCGLIEERLSEYVERTLPHEEMVQVAEHLQECHSCLVLMEEMRSMLVTCRAFPSYEVDAALLDRILLRTSGRPRTRSFRERLRTHFLRPALTPRFAMSAGLGLLFVALAVDLMVPRANVLASVLSPKGLLLKMDRGVQQLYSEGLRLYNAKNEWQTQFSSIKNNVFGTLGDMIQKLDVPVEGKKKPAEQKQQEKNPGQKSSVWLFPA